From Primulina tabacum isolate GXHZ01 chromosome 2, ASM2559414v2, whole genome shotgun sequence, one genomic window encodes:
- the LOC142537094 gene encoding ferredoxin-thioredoxin reductase catalytic chain, chloroplastic-like, translating to MKALQASTSYSLAFGVSSVHSCSIPSRHRHIMSAKVEPTEKSVEVMRKFSEQYARKSGTYFCVDKTVTSVVIKGLAEHKDTLGAPLCPCRHYDDKAAEAQQGFWNCPCVPMRERKECHCMLFLTPENDFAGQDQAISLEEIKETTANM from the exons ATGAAAGCTCTTCAAGCTTCCACATCTTACAGTCTCGCCTTTGGCGTTTCATCTGTCCATTCTTGCTCAATCCCTTCGCGTCACCGCCACATTATGTCGGCGAAAG TGGAGCCGACGGAGAAATCAGTTGAAGTCATGAGGAAATTTTCGGAGCAGTATGCTCGCAAGTCTGGAACTTACTTCTGTGTGGACAAGACCGTCACCTCTGTTGTCATCAAG GGTTTGGCAGAACACAAGGATACATTGGGTGCACCTCTCTGTCCCTGTAG GCACTATGATGATAAAGCTGCTGAGGCACAACAAGGTTTTTGGAATTGTCCTTGTGTTCCTATGAGAGAAAG GAAGGAGTGCCACTGCATGCTTTTTCTCACTCCTGAAAATGATTTTGCTGGCCAGGATCAG GCCATTTCGCTGGAGGAGATAAAAGAAACAACGGCAAATATGTGA
- the LOC142537093 gene encoding zinc finger AN1 domain-containing stress-associated protein 12: MGGGTEAFPDLGSHCELPDCHQLDFLPFSCHACHKIFCLEHRSYGSHHCPNSDSGSRKVLVCEVCSHAIETTGHGEEEEKKILEKHDCDPKKKKKPACPVRRCKEVLTFSNTSSCKICRINVCLRHRFPTDHNCGKLPLPSPMAAGKNKFVDARSVKDCGNRVTAPIMPPAVKAC; the protein is encoded by the exons ATGGGAGGAGGTACAGAAGCTTTTCCGGATTTAGGAAGCCATTGCGAACTACCAGATTGCCATCAACTCGATTTTCTACCCTTCTCTTGTCACGCCTGTCACAAG ATATTTTGCTTAGAACACCGATCATACGGATCCCATCATTGTCCGAATTCAGATAGCGGCAGCCGCAAGGTGCTGGTATGTGAAGTTTGCTCTCATGCGATTGAGACCACCGGGCACGGCGAAGAAGAAGAGAAGAAAATCCTGGAGAAGCACGACTGCGAtccaaagaagaagaaaaaaccAGCGTGCCCTGTGCGGCGGTGTAAAGAAGTTCTGACGTTCTCCAATACGTCATCGTGCAAAATTTGCCGCATCAATGTTTGCTTGAGGCACAGGTTTCCGACGGATCACAACTGCGGAAAGCTTCCATTGCCTTCACCGATGGCAGCTGGTAAAAACAAATTTGTGGATGCAAGGAGTGTGAAAGATTGCGGGAACAGGGTTACTGCTCCGATCATGCCACCAGCTGTCAAAgcttgttga